The Pseudodesulfovibrio sp. S3 genome has a segment encoding these proteins:
- a CDS encoding lytic transglycosylase domain-containing protein, whose protein sequence is MKILQYTCLIAVGLLVATLTTGCSTKSTPEVVPVVEEVVTENQVPEDAEALEPEIEATPEASEEDLTQTEQAVLNQRFGLLFDLESHETAEVELFFSYFNHKARKTVVRWLERSQPYLPYVRRVFTQYGLPQDLVLLPFVESGYNVKAYSWAGAGGMWQFMKGTGRLYGLQSNWWIDERRDPYKATDAAARHLRDLYDKFGDWYLALAAYNAGEGKISRALKQADCDDFFELTEKNRKLSGRTRLKKETRHYVPKFIAISKIFQNLDSLGYEPVSWEMEEEIAPVKVPAGTDLLALARAGGMTWSEFHEYNPAFRRQVSPPNMEATAYLPVAKADKMIAYLADPGSRPYAGYTRYRVRSGDSWWRISSRYGVPINVLKSVNNTRSNTLRPGQYVMVPGNGAGKTVTASAPASSSSSSKAETRAIAAKRGNYVVHSGDTLWSISQVFGTTVSTLKKANGLRSNSLKVGQKLYIPNSTNEATKQAVKDAEKVKTQLVQYKVRRGDNLTTISEKFGVTVSDLRRWNSLNSRGTIYAGQKLKVYVQ, encoded by the coding sequence TTGAAAATTTTACAATATACATGCCTGATTGCAGTGGGACTGCTCGTTGCGACCCTGACCACCGGTTGTTCGACCAAATCCACGCCCGAGGTTGTCCCGGTTGTGGAGGAAGTGGTCACCGAGAATCAGGTACCCGAAGATGCCGAGGCCCTTGAACCGGAGATCGAGGCCACGCCTGAAGCCTCCGAAGAAGACCTCACTCAGACCGAACAGGCTGTACTCAACCAGCGCTTTGGTCTGCTTTTCGACCTGGAGTCCCATGAGACTGCGGAAGTCGAACTGTTTTTTTCCTACTTCAACCACAAGGCACGCAAGACCGTGGTGCGCTGGCTGGAGCGCTCTCAGCCGTATCTGCCCTATGTGCGCCGCGTCTTCACCCAGTACGGCCTGCCGCAGGACTTGGTTCTGCTGCCCTTTGTCGAGTCCGGGTACAACGTCAAAGCCTATTCCTGGGCCGGTGCCGGCGGCATGTGGCAGTTCATGAAGGGAACAGGACGGCTCTATGGTCTCCAGTCCAACTGGTGGATCGACGAGCGCCGCGACCCCTACAAGGCTACTGATGCGGCTGCACGCCACCTGCGCGACCTTTATGATAAATTCGGTGATTGGTACCTTGCCCTGGCCGCGTACAATGCCGGTGAAGGCAAGATCTCCCGTGCCTTGAAGCAGGCCGATTGCGATGATTTCTTCGAATTGACCGAAAAGAACCGCAAATTATCCGGCCGTACTCGCCTGAAAAAGGAAACCCGGCATTACGTCCCGAAGTTCATTGCCATTTCCAAGATATTCCAGAACCTTGATTCCCTCGGTTACGAGCCGGTGTCCTGGGAGATGGAAGAGGAAATCGCACCCGTCAAGGTGCCCGCCGGTACAGATCTGCTCGCCCTGGCCCGTGCCGGGGGCATGACCTGGTCCGAATTCCACGAGTACAATCCGGCGTTTCGCCGTCAGGTCAGCCCGCCCAACATGGAGGCCACCGCTTATCTGCCCGTGGCCAAGGCCGACAAGATGATAGCCTATCTGGCTGATCCAGGCTCCAGGCCCTATGCGGGTTATACCCGGTACCGCGTTCGGTCCGGTGATTCCTGGTGGCGCATCTCCAGCAGATACGGTGTGCCCATCAATGTGCTCAAAAGCGTCAACAACACCCGTTCGAACACCCTGAGGCCAGGACAGTACGTCATGGTGCCGGGCAACGGTGCAGGCAAGACTGTGACCGCGTCCGCCCCTGCCTCATCCTCGTCCTCCTCCAAGGCCGAGACCCGGGCCATTGCCGCCAAACGCGGCAATTATGTGGTTCATTCGGGCGACACCCTGTGGTCCATATCCCAGGTCTTCGGGACAACGGTGTCCACCTTGAAGAAGGCCAACGGATTGCGCTCCAACAGTCTCAAGGTCGGCCAGAAGCTCTACATCCCGAACAGTACCAATGAGGCCACCAAACAGGCTGTCAAGGATGCGGAAAAGGTCAAGACCCAGCTGGTCCAGTACAAGGTGCGTCGGGGCGACAACCTGACCACCATTTCTGAAAAATTCGGCGTCACCGTCTCGGACCTGCGCCGTTGGAACTCCCTGAATTCCCGAGGCACCATCTACGCAGGACAAAAACTCAAGGTGTACGTTCAGTAG